In Chitinophaga sp. H8, the sequence AAACGTCCGGGAAGTATCATACCTCCCGGACGTTTTGTTTATGACTATGTTTTATTATCTGGTAGTAACAGCAGGCCCCTCTTTGGAAATGAGCCATAAGCCCAGGAAGGTAATGCCTGCATTGATGATCAGCAGCTCAATCCCTATCTGGAAGCCACCAAACCAATGGACGGCATTTTCACTGAGAATGTAGCACAGTACTGGTGCAGCCAGACAAACAATCAGTGTGGCAATGCCCTGCCTTACGATTCGTTTGGTGAGGATGCCAAAAGCAAATAATCCCAGTAATGGTCCGTAGGTATAAGCGGCTATCTTTAAAATGATATCAATAATGGATTTATTATCGATCCATTTAAAGATCATCACGCATAAAAAGAAGATGACGGTAAGCGTTAAATGCACGCTCATCCTGGTCCGCTTTTGTTGCTTTTCTGTGAGGTCAGTTCTTTTTTTCAGTCCCAGCATATCAATACAGAAGGAAGAGGTGAGCGCAGTAAGTGCACCATCTGCACTAGGAAATAAAGCAGATATCAGCCCAATGATAAAAATAATAGAGATAGCAGGTGGCAGATAGCTCAGTGCGATAGTAGGAAACAGGTCATCTCCCCGGATACCTATCTGGTTGCTTTCTGCAAATACGTACAACAGGCCGCCCAGCATGAGGAACAACAAGTTTACCAATACCATTACCGTACTAAAGGTCATCATGTTTTTCTGGGAATCCTTCAGGTTTTTTACGCTGATGTTCTTTTGCATCATTTCCTGGTCAAGACCTGTCATCCCCACCGTAATAAAAGCACCTCCCAGTATCTGTTTAAGCCAGAAGCCCCCGCTGTTCACATCAGTATTAAATACCTCGGTATATCCTTTGGCGTTTAAGGCTGCCATAGTATCTGAAAAAGAGAAATGGAGGGCATCCATGATATAGAAGATGCAGATTACCAGCCCCAGCAGCATGAAAGAGGTTTGCAGGGTGTCTGTAAATACAATGGTCTTTACCCCACCTTCAAAAGTATACAGCAATATCATCAGGAGGATGATAAAGGTAGTAAGCCAGAAGGGCACATGGAGGCTGTCGAGTATAAACAGTTGCAATACATTGATCACGAGATATAAGCGGGCGGTAGCACCCAGGGTACGGGAAATGATAAAGAAGAGCGAACCTGTTTTATGTGCTACGGGACCAAAGCGCTGCTCCAGATAGTGATAAATAGAGGTCAGGTTGAGCCGGTAATATAAAGGCAGTAAGATATAAGCCACAATAAAATATCCGATAAAATAGCCTATAACCACCTGCAAGTAAGCAAAATTACTGGCACCTACTGTACCTGGCACACTCACAAATGTAACCCCGCTGAGAGAGGTACCAATCATACCAAAAGCCACCAGCATCCAGTTGCTGTTACGGTTACCAATAAAGAACGACTCGTTGTTGGAGTTCCGGCTGGTACGCCATGCAACGATGAGCAGAACGGCAAAATATAAAAGGACAATCGAAAATAAGAGAGTGGCTGACATGCGCTATAAATAAATTAAAGGATATTGTTCTGTTTTACAAGATCGTTAAAAGTAGGCAGAAATTATAAAACAAGCGTGGAAGAATGTTTTTGTGGCGCATAGCTGACGGGGATACAGCAATAGGTTACAGCAGGTTATTGATGAGTTATATAATATTCCGTCATCAGTTTAAATACCTTTTCCTTTAGCATGGGTACATCTTCCAGCGTCATGCCGGTAGTAGAAACAGGAGGCAGGAAGTGATAGTCAATGCGATGAGGAAGTGCAAAAAACAACTTTCCCGGGGGGAGTATTTTTTTAGTATGGAAGAGGAGGGAAGGCATAATAGGGAGTTGTGCTTCTATAGCCAGCGCAAAGGCGCCATCATAAAATGGCTTTAGCGGATCAGCTGTTCTGTTGCGGGTACCTTCCGGATACAGCAGCATGTGGATGCCCATATCCAGCACCTTGCGCATATCGTCATAACATTTACGGCGGCTGGCTTCGTCTTTACGGTCTACCATCACACTGCCCACCTTATACATCATTCCGAATAAGGGCACTTCCCCCATTTCTTTTTTAGATAGTGTTTTATTAACACCGGGTACCCCTGGTGTGGTTACCGGTACATCAACCAGCGAATTATGATTACTTACTACTACATAGGTTTGCCCGGGAGCAAAATATTCCACACCCTTTTTTCTTACCGGACAAAAGATCATAGGCATATATACGGCCATCCAGCCCCGGCTCAATGACAGAAAATAACGGGTTTTTTGTGGATCAGGCATAAAATTGGCGATCCATATTGGTATAAATAAAATAAGGAAGGTTACTGTAAATAACAGGAAGCCATATACGGCAAAAAGTCGGCCCAGTATATTTTTTAACCAGTTCATAGATTCGAAAGTCAGTAGTACACCTCCATGACCCGTAATGGCAGGCGCATGGTATTCACCTGCAATATTAACACATTAATTATTTATTCCATTCAATAAAATATGTTAAATGTATGAACGCCATGCTGATACATTACGGGTCATGTAAGAAAGTAAACGGGTATTACAGGCTCCAGTCAATAGGTTCTTTACCTGCTTTCATGAGCAATTCATTGGTTTTGGAAAAATGGCGGCAACCGTAAAACCCTTTATCTACACTAAAAGGGGAGGGATGGGCTGCCTTTAGAATATGGTGTTTGGTAGCATCAATCAATATTTGTTTGTCCTGGGCAAATCTTCCCCACAGCAGGAAAACGATATCCTGTTTCTGTGCAGAAATTTTTCTGATCACCGCATCTGTAAAATTTTCCCAGCCTATTTTACTGTGCGAGGCAGGTTCACCTGCTCTTACTGTAAGCATGGCATTGAGGAGCAATACCCCGTTTTCGGCCCACTTGGTCAGGTTGCCGGAAGTAGGTATTGGTAAGCCCAGATCAGTATGCAGCTCTTTAAAGATGTTGACCAGGGAGGGGGGAGGCTTTACGCCATCCTGTACGGAAAAACACAAACCATGCGCCTGTCCGGGGCCATGGTAAGGGTCTTGCCCGATGATCACCACTTTTACTTTATCAAAAGGCGTTTTCTCAAATGCATTAAACATCATCGCTCCCGGAGGGTAAATTGTTTTACCCAACGCCTTTTCGTGTTTTAAAAACATGACAATCTGTTCGAAGTATGATTTCTGAAATTCTTCCTTTAAAACTTCTTTCCAACTAGCCTCAATTTTTACGTCCATAGCAGGTCAATAATTTAAAAACAACTAAATTTGATTTATTACCGGAAAATTATATAAATTTGCACTCCCAAAACGAAAAGATAAATATAAGTATTTATTTCTGATGGGAATGACACAGAACATGTCTCGGTAGCTCAGCTGGATAGAGCAACTGCCTTCTAAGCAGTAGGTCATTGGTTCGAATCCAATCCGGGACACATCAAACAGGAAATTGTTTAGTATCGCTTTTCATTTCCTTGTTTATATTACTAAAATGGTTGTGCTATCAGCACAACCATTTTTATTTTGTATAATCTTCTGACAGGTTTAACTATAAACCATTCACATAAGCATCTATGTAGGCAGCTCTTTTTCTTAAATATATTTTCATATCAGCTTTTGATTTTGGCAAATTATTATCGCCTACCTTCCAGCGTTCGTAATCTTTTTTCTGGGAATCCCTGATGGTGGCAGCATAGGTTTCTATATAGCTCAGCAGTGCTTCAAATTTGCCGTTTTTGTAATTCTTCCAGGTTTGTTTGTAGAGGGAGCGGATCTCAGGATCTTTCATAAATATAGAAAGGAACTTAGCTCCCAGCCGGGTGTCGCCGTCTTTCAGCAGTGGTACGTTGGTCCAGGAAAAATATTTATGGGAATCCTCATCCATTCCAAAACCCCAGTCAAAATCCCAGATGGGGCCCATCGTATATTTGCCACCGGTAGCCTTATGGATAAATACGCTTTTAGGGTGATTCACTTCAAAGTTGCCGGTCAGGTTATTTACCACCAGGAAGTTAACCAGTTGCTGCTTATCAATATAATCGCCATAATTGTTACCAGGAAATTTTGAATCCAGCAATAACTGTTCAAATGCTTCAAAACCGGCCTTGATTTCATCCAGGGTGGCAGGAGCGGTAATATCAGGGTTTTTTACCATCACTGGCAGGTTCAGTCCTTTTGATTTGAACTTGTATGCTTCATCAAAATTGCTGTCTAATTCCAGCAGCAGATCGTCTTTACCAAGATCCACACGATTTTCTTTTACCTCTATCTGTTGCGTCAGGTTATAGCTGCCTCTGTAGGTGCCGTTTACAATCAGATCTGCCGGGATGATGGTATTGGTAAAAGGCATGGCCAGTTGCTGTCCGATTTTCATGGCGATGGCATTTGTCATCAGGGTGTAATCCTGGTAGTTGGCCAACAGTACCCATTCTTTGGCAGCTCCTAATCCGAGGAGAGAAGCTTTGTTATCCAGCTTCAGTTTATAAGGCTTTTTAGGCAGCTCCCAGGTACTGTTGCCTCTTCCTTTGATGCGGGTTTTAATGGGGGCCAGGTCAGGATAAACACCATTCCCTTTTATAGATACGGTGGCGGTAAGATAAACTTCTTTTTCTTTTACCTCCTGGTTACCCTCTATCTGAATACTTATTTCCGGAACAACCGCTTTAATGCTTTCGTCCAGTTTTTCTTCTTCCGTGATTTCAGGTTCGGGATTGGATTTGTTTTTTGAACAGGCGGTAGTTAACAATAACATAACAATCGCGTATCCCACCAACAACCTTGTGGTGGCAAAGTAATTTTTTTTCATCTGCATAAGTATGATGTATAAAACGGCTAATAAGTGGGCAAATTTAAGGAGAGATTGCGATTCCTGGTGCAATAAGTGCTTAAAATTACCCATATATCTTTCCTGGTACGGCTATCTGAAATGGAAAATATAAGTGATATCCGGAGATGAAATGATCATCATGGAACTGCAATAAAATTACAGGGCTCACCTTAGTTCAATTTATTCCCCTAGTTTTACGGACAATTTTTATTTTTTTAAAATATTTTATGAAACACACATTTCCTGCAATGGCCCTGCTCCTTTCGTTAGCAGCATGTGGCGGAAGCGCAAGCGATCAAGCTAAAACTGAAGAAAAGAAAGAAGCGGCAGCAGCCAGCGGAGCCAATTACAGCATTGACACGGTAGCTACTACTGTTAACTGGCAGGCAACGCACAAAGGTGGACTTGCACCCCGCTTTGGTACTATTAAAGTGATTAACGGCACACTTTCTGCCGAAAACGGTGCTATTACAGCTGGCAACTTTGAAGTAAGCCTGCACGGATTACAGGTAGATCCTACTTCTGTTACAGAAGCAGATAAAAAATATACCGACCTGGAAGGACACCTGAAAAGCGCTGATTTCTTTGACGCAGACAAACACCCTACCGCAAAATTTGTGATCACCTCTGTTGCACCATATGATAGCACTCAACAAAAGAGTTTATTACCAGGAGCTACTAACCTGATCAGCGGTAACCTTACTTTGAAAGACAGTACCCTGAACATCACTTTCCCTGCTCAGGTAGAAGTGACCGGCGATAATGTAGTTGCTAAAGCAAAATTCACGATTGACCGTACTGCATGGGGTATCAACTACAAAACAGAAGGTAGCCCTGAAAACTGGATGATCAGCAAAGATGTAGAAGTGGGCTTTAACTTAAGCGCTAAAAAACAATAAACAAAATAACTGATGGCTCCTGAATGGAGGCACAGTTATAAAGATATTCCCGGTTATCATTCGATGACCGGGATTTTTTTTGCATAAAAAAGCCAGGTAAAAATACCCGGCTGTAAATTATTATATCCAAACAATAGTTTACTCAGTATTTAAACTCTTTAGGGGATTCATCAATGCTGCTTTAACAGATTGGAAGCTCACTGTAATGAGTGCAATCAGTATTGCTGCTGCTCCTGCCACCACAAATACCCACCAGCTGATGCTGATGCGGAATGCAAAATCCTGTAGCCAGTGATGCATGATCCACCAGGCTACCGGTGCGGCAATAATAAATGCAATCATGACCAGCTTCAGGAAATCTTTGGAAAGTAGTTGCACAA encodes:
- a CDS encoding YceI family protein; the encoded protein is MKHTFPAMALLLSLAACGGSASDQAKTEEKKEAAAASGANYSIDTVATTVNWQATHKGGLAPRFGTIKVINGTLSAENGAITAGNFEVSLHGLQVDPTSVTEADKKYTDLEGHLKSADFFDADKHPTAKFVITSVAPYDSTQQKSLLPGATNLISGNLTLKDSTLNITFPAQVEVTGDNVVAKAKFTIDRTAWGINYKTEGSPENWMISKDVEVGFNLSAKKQ
- a CDS encoding CotH kinase family protein, with translation MQMKKNYFATTRLLVGYAIVMLLLTTACSKNKSNPEPEITEEEKLDESIKAVVPEISIQIEGNQEVKEKEVYLTATVSIKGNGVYPDLAPIKTRIKGRGNSTWELPKKPYKLKLDNKASLLGLGAAKEWVLLANYQDYTLMTNAIAMKIGQQLAMPFTNTIIPADLIVNGTYRGSYNLTQQIEVKENRVDLGKDDLLLELDSNFDEAYKFKSKGLNLPVMVKNPDITAPATLDEIKAGFEAFEQLLLDSKFPGNNYGDYIDKQQLVNFLVVNNLTGNFEVNHPKSVFIHKATGGKYTMGPIWDFDWGFGMDEDSHKYFSWTNVPLLKDGDTRLGAKFLSIFMKDPEIRSLYKQTWKNYKNGKFEALLSYIETYAATIRDSQKKDYERWKVGDNNLPKSKADMKIYLRKRAAYIDAYVNGL
- a CDS encoding lysophospholipid acyltransferase family protein; amino-acid sequence: MNWLKNILGRLFAVYGFLLFTVTFLILFIPIWIANFMPDPQKTRYFLSLSRGWMAVYMPMIFCPVRKKGVEYFAPGQTYVVVSNHNSLVDVPVTTPGVPGVNKTLSKKEMGEVPLFGMMYKVGSVMVDRKDEASRRKCYDDMRKVLDMGIHMLLYPEGTRNRTADPLKPFYDGAFALAIEAQLPIMPSLLFHTKKILPPGKLFFALPHRIDYHFLPPVSTTGMTLEDVPMLKEKVFKLMTEYYITHQ
- a CDS encoding sodium:solute symporter translates to MSATLLFSIVLLYFAVLLIVAWRTSRNSNNESFFIGNRNSNWMLVAFGMIGTSLSGVTFVSVPGTVGASNFAYLQVVIGYFIGYFIVAYILLPLYYRLNLTSIYHYLEQRFGPVAHKTGSLFFIISRTLGATARLYLVINVLQLFILDSLHVPFWLTTFIILLMILLYTFEGGVKTIVFTDTLQTSFMLLGLVICIFYIMDALHFSFSDTMAALNAKGYTEVFNTDVNSGGFWLKQILGGAFITVGMTGLDQEMMQKNISVKNLKDSQKNMMTFSTVMVLVNLLFLMLGGLLYVFAESNQIGIRGDDLFPTIALSYLPPAISIIFIIGLISALFPSADGALTALTSSFCIDMLGLKKRTDLTEKQQKRTRMSVHLTLTVIFFLCVMIFKWIDNKSIIDIILKIAAYTYGPLLGLFAFGILTKRIVRQGIATLIVCLAAPVLCYILSENAVHWFGGFQIGIELLIINAGITFLGLWLISKEGPAVTTR
- the ung gene encoding uracil-DNA glycosylase, producing the protein MDVKIEASWKEVLKEEFQKSYFEQIVMFLKHEKALGKTIYPPGAMMFNAFEKTPFDKVKVVIIGQDPYHGPGQAHGLCFSVQDGVKPPPSLVNIFKELHTDLGLPIPTSGNLTKWAENGVLLLNAMLTVRAGEPASHSKIGWENFTDAVIRKISAQKQDIVFLLWGRFAQDKQILIDATKHHILKAAHPSPFSVDKGFYGCRHFSKTNELLMKAGKEPIDWSL